In Chitinibacter sp. SCUT-21, a single genomic region encodes these proteins:
- a CDS encoding cupin domain-containing protein, with protein MSTAAITHFSREVAPTFDQPRPDRLVSGNPNRTTWTHYTSNDQMLSCGVWACEVGSWNIRFADDKEEFFCVIRGRVRLVDQDEQGIVVCAGEAAVIPAGFVGRFEVLEAVQKYFVVLDRSAK; from the coding sequence ATGAGTACAGCAGCGATTACCCATTTTAGCCGCGAAGTTGCGCCGACTTTTGATCAGCCGCGCCCAGATCGATTGGTGTCGGGCAATCCCAATCGCACGACATGGACGCACTACACGTCCAACGATCAAATGTTGTCGTGTGGCGTGTGGGCTTGCGAAGTGGGGAGCTGGAATATTCGCTTTGCCGATGATAAAGAAGAATTTTTCTGCGTCATTCGCGGTCGCGTGCGCTTGGTCGATCAAGACGAGCAGGGCATCGTCGTGTGCGCGGGCGAGGCGGCGGTAATTCCGGCTGGCTTTGTCGGTCGTTTTGAAGTGTTAGAAGCCGTGCAAAAATATTTTGTCGTGTTAGATCGTTCTGCGAAATAA
- the dnaB gene encoding replicative DNA helicase, protein MQAEYNAASQVDETAAYRIPPHSVEAEQSVLGGLMLDNTAFDKIADVIGDQDFYREDHRRIFQAIIKLIEHNRPADVITVKESLDTTNDLTYVGGLSYLGSLVQNTPSAANIRRYAEIVREKSVLRQLAGVATEIADATFFPNGRDAKELLDEAESRVFQIAEQSAKGQQGFHTMPPILKEIVERIDYLYQQDNPSEVTGTPTGFIDLDKMTSGLQGGDLIIVAGRPSMGKTAFSVNIAENVAIHSKLPVAIFSLEMGAAQLGMRMVGSVGKIDMHKLKTGRFEDEDWLKLTHAVGKLSEAPIFIEETGALTALDVRTRARRLARQCGGQLGLIVIDYLQLMAGRAGAKDQNRATELGEISRSLKGLARELKCPIIALSQLSRSVEQRTDKRPMMSDLRESGAIEQDADLIMFMYRDEYYNPDSPHKGLAECILGKHRNGPVGRIPLVFQGMYSRFDNALLRPDDWNSDLE, encoded by the coding sequence ATGCAAGCCGAATACAACGCAGCCTCTCAGGTTGATGAGACCGCCGCCTATCGCATTCCGCCCCATTCGGTCGAAGCCGAGCAATCTGTGCTGGGTGGTTTGATGCTCGATAACACGGCGTTTGACAAAATCGCCGACGTAATTGGCGACCAAGACTTTTACCGCGAAGACCACCGCCGTATTTTTCAGGCGATTATCAAGCTGATCGAACACAATCGCCCAGCCGATGTAATTACGGTCAAAGAGTCGCTCGATACGACCAATGATCTGACTTATGTTGGCGGTTTGTCTTACCTTGGCTCTTTGGTGCAAAACACGCCATCTGCGGCCAATATTCGTCGTTATGCCGAAATCGTGCGCGAAAAATCGGTGCTGCGCCAGCTCGCAGGCGTGGCGACCGAAATTGCCGATGCGACGTTCTTCCCTAATGGCCGCGACGCGAAAGAGCTACTTGACGAAGCTGAATCTCGCGTCTTTCAAATCGCCGAGCAATCCGCTAAAGGCCAGCAAGGTTTTCACACCATGCCACCGATTTTGAAAGAAATCGTCGAGCGCATTGATTATTTGTACCAGCAAGACAATCCATCTGAAGTCACCGGCACGCCAACTGGCTTTATTGATCTGGATAAAATGACCTCAGGTCTGCAAGGTGGCGATTTGATTATTGTTGCCGGTCGTCCGTCGATGGGTAAAACGGCGTTTTCGGTCAATATCGCCGAAAACGTCGCGATTCACAGCAAATTGCCGGTGGCGATTTTCTCGCTCGAGATGGGTGCAGCGCAATTGGGTATGCGTATGGTCGGCTCAGTCGGCAAGATCGACATGCATAAACTGAAAACGGGGCGCTTTGAGGATGAGGATTGGCTCAAACTGACGCACGCCGTGGGTAAATTATCGGAAGCGCCGATTTTCATCGAGGAAACGGGCGCACTAACTGCGCTTGATGTGCGCACGCGTGCGCGTCGTTTGGCACGCCAATGTGGCGGGCAACTTGGCCTTATCGTCATCGACTATTTGCAGTTGATGGCGGGGCGTGCCGGCGCGAAAGATCAAAATCGCGCGACCGAGCTGGGCGAGATTTCTCGTTCACTGAAAGGCTTGGCGCGTGAATTGAAGTGCCCGATTATCGCTTTGTCGCAGTTGAGCCGTTCGGTCGAGCAACGTACCGACAAACGCCCAATGATGTCCGACTTGCGTGAATCGGGCGCGATCGAGCAGGATGCGGACTTGATCATGTTTATGTACCGCGACGAATACTACAACCCGGATAGCCCGCACAAAGGCTTGGCCGAGTGCATTTTGGGTAAGCACCGTAACGGTCCGGTGGGCCGGATTCCGCTGGTGTTCCAAGGCATGTATTCGCGCTTTGATAATGCTTTGTTACGCCCAGATGATTGGAATAGCGATCTTGAGTAA
- a CDS encoding ubiquinone-binding protein yields MQSIRKSVLVPHSAAQMYELVDHVEDYPRFLPWCGGIDVHERSDTVLDVTIKIEFLKVSTFFRTRDTKSDNEIIMHFVDGPFKALTGIWRFTPLMEDACKIEFELDYEFSSRTIDAVIGPVFGKITSTFVDAFVKEADRKYG; encoded by the coding sequence ATGCAGTCCATCCGCAAATCAGTATTAGTTCCCCATTCTGCAGCACAAATGTATGAATTGGTTGATCACGTTGAGGATTACCCGCGCTTTTTACCTTGGTGCGGCGGCATCGACGTGCACGAGCGCTCCGACACCGTGTTGGATGTGACGATTAAAATTGAATTTTTAAAAGTCAGCACCTTCTTTCGCACACGCGACACCAAGAGCGACAACGAAATCATCATGCATTTCGTCGACGGTCCATTTAAAGCCCTTACAGGCATTTGGCGCTTTACACCGCTAATGGAAGATGCATGCAAGATTGAATTTGAACTCGATTATGAATTCTCTAGCCGAACGATCGACGCCGTCATCGGCCCCGTGTTTGGTAAAATCACCTCTACTTTTGTCGATGCTTTTGTCAAAGAAGCCGACCGCAAATATGGATAA
- a CDS encoding RnfH family protein, translated as MSQNEIITVEVVYATAAKQKLLKVKVPSGTTAQVAIEKSGILAEFPEIDLATQKIGIFAKAVKLDTVLREKDRVEIYRPLIADPKEVRRQRAAEGKIMKKGGGEV; from the coding sequence ATGAGCCAAAATGAGATCATTACCGTAGAAGTGGTTTATGCCACTGCGGCTAAGCAAAAATTGCTCAAAGTAAAAGTACCTAGCGGCACAACCGCCCAAGTTGCGATCGAAAAATCTGGCATTTTGGCCGAGTTTCCAGAAATCGATTTGGCCACTCAAAAAATCGGCATTTTCGCCAAAGCAGTCAAACTAGATACGGTGCTGCGCGAAAAAGATCGCGTCGAAATCTATCGCCCACTGATCGCTGATCCGAAAGAAGTTCGTCGCCAACGTGCTGCAGAAGGCAAGATCATGAAAAAAGGGGGGGGCGAGGTTTAA
- a CDS encoding DUF3365 domain-containing protein, with translation MSTVSKTILIVIISLIVSFLIGKSVYEKEQLNQARTIANMVEYIGQWASQYRGIWIKEAKGDAVDLGSHLDTVTATLANEDNSVTSTEQMATTLNFHLKNPALVQREISDLMQANKQQSSYRITSDKYMNTKNSPTAFESKAIKFMRANNVTEYSEVRNGETFYARGLIATAACMRCHESAEKAPYAVRSLYPSQGYGYELGKVAGAISVRVPSTYSLASLLNILNISSILAILGLIGCSYLILKRK, from the coding sequence ATGAGCACAGTAAGCAAAACGATTTTGATTGTCATTATTTCATTGATAGTTTCATTTCTAATTGGCAAGTCTGTCTATGAAAAAGAACAACTAAACCAAGCTCGTACCATTGCTAACATGGTTGAATACATCGGACAGTGGGCCTCCCAATACCGGGGAATCTGGATTAAAGAAGCTAAAGGCGATGCTGTAGATCTTGGCAGCCACCTAGATACTGTTACAGCAACGCTTGCCAACGAAGACAACTCGGTAACAAGCACCGAACAAATGGCAACCACACTTAATTTTCACCTTAAAAACCCGGCATTGGTGCAGCGAGAAATTTCAGATTTGATGCAAGCCAACAAACAACAGTCTTCCTATCGCATCACCTCTGATAAGTACATGAATACCAAAAATAGCCCAACAGCTTTTGAAAGCAAGGCAATCAAATTCATGCGGGCCAACAATGTCACCGAATATAGTGAAGTTAGAAACGGTGAAACATTTTACGCGCGTGGACTAATTGCTACTGCAGCCTGCATGCGCTGTCATGAATCAGCCGAAAAGGCCCCCTATGCAGTTCGTAGCCTCTACCCAAGCCAAGGATATGGATACGAACTTGGCAAAGTAGCGGGCGCTATTTCAGTGCGCGTACCATCAACATACAGTCTCGCTTCCCTTTTAAATATTCTCAACATTTCAAGCATTCTGGCGATACTTGGACTGATCGGATGCAGCTATCTAATTTTAAAAAGAAAATAA
- a CDS encoding SRPBCC family protein, which produces MRFEHLVQINDLMHPTAEILTRNQVWQGLVYRAEFPMEFVEHIDEAEVLQRHNAGIHRRVLMGKLEVIDHIYYEHEASVHYDTQESEMHLGGQMWMKIEEPQEGALFIRFIYETPHPVGADPELDKYLSFLKSAWQETDIDTVKMIRQLAQDGKLG; this is translated from the coding sequence ATGAGATTTGAGCACTTGGTTCAGATTAACGATCTGATGCACCCGACGGCCGAGATATTAACGCGCAATCAAGTCTGGCAAGGGCTCGTGTATCGCGCAGAGTTTCCGATGGAGTTTGTCGAGCATATTGACGAAGCCGAAGTGCTGCAACGTCACAATGCGGGAATTCATCGTCGAGTATTGATGGGTAAGCTCGAAGTGATTGATCATATCTATTACGAGCATGAAGCATCAGTGCATTACGACACGCAAGAGAGCGAGATGCACCTTGGTGGCCAGATGTGGATGAAAATCGAAGAACCTCAAGAAGGTGCCTTGTTTATTCGCTTTATTTACGAAACTCCCCATCCTGTCGGTGCTGACCCAGAACTCGATAAGTATCTAAGCTTTTTGAAGTCTGCATGGCAGGAAACCGATATCGATACGGTCAAAATGATTCGCCAGCTGGCGCAAGACGGGAAGCTGGGTTGA
- a CDS encoding HAD-IIA family hydrolase — MVSSVISDMDGVIYRGKQLIPGANEFVQKLLADKTPFLFLTNNAEQTPLDLKLKLESLGIHGLTEGNFITSAMATAMFLRQQKERAKVYVIGGGGLINELYNVGFSISESNPDYVVVAKSSTFSFEQLKKAVRFIDHGAKFIGTNPDMIDPVEGGNEPAAATILAAIAAATGKKPYIVGKPNALMMMLASRKLGVHPEECVMVGDRMDTDIVGGMEAGMKTALVLSGVTTTEMLNDFPYKPDYIFNHVGEIDFKAL, encoded by the coding sequence ATGGTCAGTAGTGTTATTTCGGATATGGACGGTGTGATTTACCGTGGAAAACAATTAATTCCCGGAGCGAATGAATTTGTGCAGAAATTACTGGCCGATAAAACGCCATTTCTGTTTCTAACCAATAATGCTGAACAAACGCCGCTGGATCTGAAGCTCAAACTCGAATCACTCGGCATTCATGGCCTGACTGAGGGCAATTTCATTACCAGTGCGATGGCGACCGCGATGTTTTTGCGCCAGCAAAAAGAGCGCGCCAAAGTGTATGTGATTGGCGGTGGCGGCTTGATTAACGAGCTGTATAACGTTGGCTTTTCGATTTCTGAATCCAATCCTGATTACGTGGTCGTCGCCAAATCATCAACGTTCAGTTTTGAGCAGCTCAAAAAGGCGGTCCGTTTTATTGATCATGGCGCCAAATTCATCGGCACCAACCCCGATATGATCGACCCGGTGGAAGGTGGCAATGAGCCAGCGGCAGCAACGATACTCGCGGCCATTGCCGCAGCGACGGGCAAAAAACCGTATATCGTCGGCAAACCGAATGCACTGATGATGATGCTGGCGTCACGCAAATTGGGCGTGCATCCTGAAGAATGCGTGATGGTTGGTGATCGGATGGATACCGACATTGTCGGCGGCATGGAAGCGGGGATGAAAACCGCCTTGGTTTTATCCGGAGTGACGACGACTGAGATGCTGAACGATTTTCCGTACAAGCCCGATTATATTTTTAACCATGTAGGTGAAATCGACTTTAAAGCGTTGTAA
- a CDS encoding nucleotide pyrophosphohydrolase has protein sequence MNLAELSIKIREFADERDWRQYHNPKNLVMAMSVEMAELVEHYQWLTPDQAAHLEVDEQSPIAQEMADVLLYMLRLSDELGLDMEQAILHKMQLNAEKYPAK, from the coding sequence ATGAATCTGGCTGAACTATCGATCAAAATCCGTGAATTTGCCGACGAGCGCGATTGGCGGCAATACCATAATCCCAAAAATCTGGTGATGGCGATGTCGGTTGAAATGGCCGAACTCGTTGAACATTATCAATGGCTCACACCTGACCAGGCGGCACACTTAGAGGTCGACGAGCAGTCGCCGATCGCGCAAGAAATGGCTGATGTTCTGCTGTATATGCTGCGGCTTTCTGACGAGCTTGGCCTTGATATGGAGCAGGCGATTTTGCACAAAATGCAATTGAACGCGGAAAAATACCCGGCTAAATGA
- a CDS encoding lysophospholipid acyltransferase family protein yields MQRTIFDTPLLRPVLPRLGRLILRMFGWKIEGEFPDLPKYVLIGAPHTSNWDFPIGIAVCFAREQKVYWMGKHTLFWGPLGPIARWLGGIPVDRRQSNSLVEQMVQVFNQQEKLVVAIPPEGTRKKVEKWKTGFYYIALGAQVPIVFGYMDFARKVAGCGGTFYPTGNAEQDIAKIREFYAPIVGKNPQNQ; encoded by the coding sequence ATGCAACGCACGATTTTCGATACGCCCCTGCTACGCCCTGTTCTTCCTCGTTTGGGCCGATTGATCTTACGCATGTTCGGCTGGAAGATTGAAGGTGAGTTTCCGGATTTGCCCAAGTATGTTTTGATCGGCGCCCCCCATACCAGCAACTGGGATTTCCCAATTGGCATCGCAGTATGTTTTGCACGCGAGCAAAAAGTCTATTGGATGGGCAAACATACGCTATTTTGGGGACCACTCGGGCCGATTGCACGCTGGTTAGGTGGTATTCCGGTTGATCGACGCCAATCGAACTCTCTGGTAGAGCAAATGGTGCAGGTCTTCAATCAGCAGGAAAAGCTGGTTGTCGCGATCCCACCAGAAGGTACACGCAAAAAAGTCGAAAAGTGGAAAACCGGTTTTTACTATATTGCGCTGGGCGCACAAGTGCCTATTGTGTTCGGTTATATGGATTTTGCGCGTAAAGTGGCTGGCTGCGGAGGCACGTTCTACCCAACGGGCAATGCCGAGCAAGATATTGCCAAGATTCGCGAGTTTTATGCGCCTATTGTCGGAAAAAACCCGCAGAACCAATAA
- a CDS encoding cold-shock protein: protein MAQGTVKWFNDSKGFGFITPDEGGEDLFAHFSQIVSKGFKTLAEGQKVSFEVTTGPKGKQASNIQPL, encoded by the coding sequence ATGGCACAAGGTACCGTTAAGTGGTTCAACGACTCTAAAGGCTTCGGCTTTATCACTCCAGACGAAGGCGGCGAAGATCTGTTTGCTCACTTCTCACAAATCGTGTCTAAAGGTTTCAAAACCTTGGCTGAAGGTCAAAAAGTTTCTTTCGAAGTTACTACTGGCCCTAAAGGCAAACAAGCTTCTAACATCCAACCTCTGTAA
- a CDS encoding YceH family protein: protein MPQFTPLSPIQIRILGVLIEKERTVPDSYPLTLNSLLLGCNQKSSRDPVLELEESDLITALDELKSTGWVVDHLSGRVARYSHQFGKVLQIPTQSVAALAILMLRGPQTAGELRNNCERLHRFADISAIEAFLSELSERTDGALVTLLPRQAGARESRWAHLLGGEVDLTPLQSVANASNQPALLARIEYLESALAALQNEFAALKARVGE, encoded by the coding sequence ATGCCGCAATTTACCCCGCTAAGCCCGATTCAAATTCGTATTTTGGGTGTATTGATTGAAAAAGAGCGGACAGTTCCTGATTCCTATCCTTTAACGCTGAACAGCCTATTGCTGGGTTGTAATCAAAAAAGCAGCCGTGACCCTGTTCTGGAGTTGGAAGAATCAGATTTAATTACTGCGCTTGATGAATTAAAAAGCACCGGCTGGGTTGTAGATCATCTGAGTGGGCGCGTGGCACGCTATAGTCATCAGTTTGGCAAAGTGTTGCAAATCCCGACCCAGTCTGTTGCTGCATTGGCGATTCTGATGTTGCGCGGGCCACAAACGGCGGGGGAGCTGCGCAATAATTGTGAACGCTTGCATCGCTTTGCCGATATTTCGGCAATTGAGGCTTTTTTAAGTGAATTGTCTGAGCGCACTGATGGTGCCTTAGTGACATTATTACCCCGTCAAGCTGGAGCTCGTGAATCCCGATGGGCGCATTTATTGGGTGGGGAGGTGGATTTGACGCCCTTGCAAAGTGTGGCAAACGCCTCAAATCAACCGGCTTTATTGGCGCGAATTGAGTACTTGGAAAGTGCCTTGGCTGCATTGCAAAATGAATTTGCAGCTCTAAAAGCACGTGTTGGCGAATGA
- a CDS encoding DUF3617 domain-containing protein — translation MQKTHLMPVAWLLFISASSAWCQTLNLQPKAGLWQIQTELPTEQKAAMAKMQNKMTVQSRQNGMSFDAQTGIMTLTQCLDAEKIQHWHQLSQDPRQHCAEPKIVQQGLRFTVDVTCTQPKPATVHSEIDLSANREQYQFTHLIKSEGKQMQLKGVAKRIGDCQ, via the coding sequence ATGCAAAAAACCCACCTCATGCCCGTGGCTTGGTTGTTGTTTATTAGCGCGAGTTCTGCATGGTGCCAAACACTAAACCTTCAACCGAAAGCCGGGCTTTGGCAAATCCAAACTGAATTGCCTACCGAACAGAAAGCTGCCATGGCAAAAATGCAAAATAAAATGACGGTGCAATCACGCCAAAACGGAATGAGTTTTGATGCGCAAACTGGAATTATGACGCTAACTCAATGCCTTGATGCGGAAAAAATCCAGCACTGGCATCAATTAAGCCAAGACCCGCGGCAACACTGTGCCGAGCCGAAAATTGTTCAGCAAGGACTGCGTTTCACTGTCGACGTCACTTGCACGCAACCCAAACCCGCCACAGTGCATAGCGAAATTGATCTGAGCGCCAATCGAGAGCAATATCAATTTACGCACTTGATCAAAAGCGAGGGCAAGCAAATGCAATTGAAAGGCGTGGCAAAACGAATCGGAGATTGCCAATGA
- a CDS encoding HD domain-containing protein — translation MSSPLDINSVDLINPQIDDWNSFHDFRDALADHAPEIEALIAKLKLEPHDRVTITNLFREFHNIKGDAGLCRLFFLVPLVHCAEAILSRMRDGEIICTDGLAEVLLLTLDRIEQAVELVEAKQNLSALRLLALANGLEHLAKQPIEQIAAATARLIEAVTGFKPGTTLYQGLPPSEQPRNRDEMHQDLVFFRELALQLEARSPLFHGRTDRNLTYALATNQMAGNRVDPEQLEAAVYLHDIGMMFLPESQWLKPDKLSDEAKQALQHHPLWAAEIANRFVGWQSATQMILQHHETVIGSGYPNGLSDEHICDGAKILAIVDAFEAILLKHSHRGQQKSTLRAIAEINAGDRQFSATWVKAFNQVIRQQLESAT, via the coding sequence ATGAGTTCACCGCTTGATATTAACAGCGTCGATTTAATTAACCCGCAAATTGACGACTGGAATTCGTTTCATGACTTTCGCGATGCGCTTGCCGATCACGCCCCCGAAATCGAAGCTTTGATCGCCAAACTCAAACTAGAGCCACACGATCGAGTCACAATTACCAACCTATTTCGCGAATTTCACAACATCAAAGGCGACGCCGGTCTATGTCGCTTGTTCTTTCTCGTGCCGCTAGTGCATTGCGCCGAAGCCATCCTGTCTCGAATGCGCGATGGCGAAATCATTTGCACCGACGGTTTAGCCGAAGTGTTGCTCTTAACGCTTGATCGTATCGAACAAGCCGTTGAGCTCGTTGAAGCAAAGCAAAACCTGTCTGCTTTAAGATTGCTCGCATTAGCTAATGGACTCGAACACCTCGCTAAGCAGCCGATTGAGCAGATTGCGGCTGCTACCGCACGTTTAATTGAAGCGGTTACAGGATTCAAACCTGGCACCACACTCTACCAAGGCCTCCCCCCTAGCGAGCAGCCGCGCAACCGGGATGAAATGCACCAAGATTTGGTATTTTTTCGCGAGCTGGCGCTGCAATTGGAAGCACGCTCGCCACTATTTCATGGCCGAACCGATCGCAATTTGACCTACGCTTTAGCAACAAATCAAATGGCGGGCAATCGAGTCGACCCCGAGCAACTAGAAGCCGCGGTTTATCTGCACGATATCGGCATGATGTTTCTACCGGAATCGCAGTGGCTGAAACCCGACAAGTTAAGCGACGAAGCCAAACAAGCATTGCAACACCACCCGCTGTGGGCCGCCGAAATCGCGAATCGTTTTGTCGGCTGGCAAAGTGCGACGCAAATGATTTTGCAACACCACGAAACAGTGATTGGTAGCGGCTACCCGAATGGCTTGAGCGACGAGCACATTTGCGATGGCGCCAAGATTTTGGCCATAGTTGATGCCTTTGAAGCGATTTTGCTGAAACACAGCCATCGCGGGCAGCAAAAATCAACGCTGCGCGCGATTGCCGAAATTAACGCCGGTGATCGACAGTTTTCAGCGACGTGGGTGAAGGCGTTTAATCAAGTCATACGCCAACAGCTAGAATCAGCTACCTAG
- a CDS encoding RNA pseudouridine synthase: MSKPESDSEAIRLSKRMAQLGLCSRTQADVLIAEGRVAVDGQIVDVLGSRVLPHQEIKILDSDMLSSVLAPSDKVTIVWHKPAGVAAWPGEEYTYLLSPDRQAADDRSGIVWLKKHRSRLVTPFGLDADATGLVVLTQDTRLAQKLAQVNDFEQEYLVWLDQVASAEQIDAMNAVKTFDGEPIKGWKTSRQSEQQLRMVIRANAEGVVPDLCDVAKLGVTAYKRQRIGRLPLGALPEGQWRYLMLNEKI; encoded by the coding sequence ATGAGCAAACCCGAATCAGATTCAGAAGCAATCCGCCTATCGAAACGTATGGCGCAGTTAGGGCTTTGCTCTCGCACTCAAGCTGACGTATTAATCGCCGAAGGGCGCGTTGCGGTCGATGGGCAAATCGTCGACGTGTTAGGCAGTCGCGTCTTGCCACACCAAGAAATCAAAATCCTCGATAGCGATATGCTCAGCAGCGTTTTGGCGCCGAGCGATAAAGTAACCATCGTTTGGCATAAGCCGGCCGGTGTTGCGGCGTGGCCGGGTGAAGAATACACCTATTTATTAAGCCCAGATCGCCAAGCTGCCGATGACAGATCGGGAATTGTTTGGCTGAAAAAACACCGCTCACGTCTAGTTACGCCATTTGGGCTCGACGCCGACGCTACAGGTCTGGTCGTGCTTACGCAAGACACGCGTTTGGCGCAAAAACTCGCCCAAGTGAATGATTTCGAACAAGAGTATTTGGTCTGGCTGGATCAAGTCGCCAGCGCAGAGCAAATTGACGCCATGAATGCAGTCAAAACCTTTGATGGCGAGCCGATTAAAGGCTGGAAAACCAGCCGACAAAGCGAGCAACAGCTACGGATGGTGATCCGCGCCAACGCGGAAGGTGTCGTGCCCGATTTGTGCGACGTAGCCAAATTGGGCGTTACCGCTTACAAACGGCAGCGTATTGGTCGCTTGCCGCTCGGTGCCTTGCCAGAAGGGCAGTGGCGTTATTTGATGTTGAATGAAAAAATCTAA
- the arfB gene encoding aminoacyl-tRNA hydrolase: MMQTEISEEDVVFTAIRAQGAGGQNVNKVSNAVHLRFDIRASSLSDELKARLLQWPDQRISKEGVVIIKAQSSRSLEANRYEALQRLQALIDQVAFRPKTRRPTKPSWGSQQTRMDQKKQHGSIKSLRGKVRID; this comes from the coding sequence ATGATGCAAACAGAAATATCCGAAGAAGACGTCGTCTTTACCGCCATTCGTGCGCAAGGGGCTGGCGGACAGAACGTTAATAAAGTATCGAATGCGGTGCATCTACGCTTTGATATCCGCGCGTCCAGCTTGAGCGATGAACTAAAAGCCCGGTTGTTGCAGTGGCCTGATCAGCGTATTAGCAAGGAAGGTGTGGTGATTATCAAGGCGCAATCATCGCGCAGCTTGGAAGCTAACCGCTATGAGGCCTTGCAACGGTTGCAGGCGCTGATCGATCAAGTCGCTTTTCGCCCCAAAACACGCCGCCCAACCAAGCCGAGTTGGGGTTCGCAACAAACGCGGATGGATCAAAAAAAGCAGCATGGCTCAATAAAGTCGTTGCGCGGGAAAGTTCGCATCGATTGA